The genomic segment GAGTTACCTATTGGTGAGTTAGGGCAACCTATTCAGACCGCAAAGTACGAGCCGAACGCTATTTCGCTTCTTCAATGGCTACCTGGAATGAAAAATGTGGAGCTTATTCAATCAACTCTTGAGCCGAAAAAACAAAAATTCTCTGTTCGCAAACTTACAGGCGTATGTGCGGGCAAAACACCGGGCAATGTAGATGTTGAGACATTTCTCAACTATGGGCGTGCGCTCAGACCCGCTCACGAATATACATTGGGAAATCGGATTGGCTATGAAACCGAGGAAGACTTCCAAACAAACTGTGAGTATCTACGCAACAGGTTAAGTTGGATCGCTGGAAATGATGATGGCGTTCCAGTCATTTATCATCGCGCGTGGGACAATACCTACTATTTGGTCAATATTGATGGTGGCAATCACTTCGCAGCCGTGTATCGTCAGTGTATTGAGCAGAAACGTGATTTTACATTTGAGTGCCGGATTGAACAGCAATCACTGAACGTTGAAAACTGTAGAAAAGGATTAGATGGGCATGGGCTGCTCATTGTACCAACGCCCATCGTTGAACCTCTTGCCTATCTACTGTCAGAGTTCGGTCTAAAGATTCGTCCATACACTACTGAATTTCAGACAGGAAAAAGTTTGCTTAGTATCGGCTGGAACTACTTCCCGAAAGGCTTGCAGCTATACAGAAGCGTTTGTGAAACGTTGCCTCGCAAAAGCTACTTTAATCTCAGTCGCTACTTGCTCACGCTCCTGTAGAACCGTAGTCAATCCTTCGACAAATCGGTTAACGGGCGAAGCCTTCCCAAGCGAACATCCTCTTGAGATTGTTCAATCATTTCGATCACCTCCTCAGGCAATTGCTCTGTACTGTCTAAGTGTTCCAGTTGCTCATGACGTTTACTCAGATCGTGGTGTAAGTTCCATTTGGAGTTTATGGAGTTGTTCATAAAATATGACTACAAATTTTTCTGGATAACCAATTCAAAGCGCTCGTAGAATTTGTCGAAAGCAAGCAGATTCGATATGCCATAGTGCTTGGCAACTGCCACGTTACTACAGTCCACCATGCTGGTTTTCTTGGTTGTTTGCTCTCGAAAGATGCCATGAGTATTCTGTTCAAGCTCAGTTGTAATTGGCAGTACCGGAATTGCGCCCTCATCAATCATAGTTAGAAATTTAATGGCGGTTTCTTGACTATCTCTAGAGCTAAGGACAGTGGCGGTTTCTGCGACTACCCAATTGGTAGTCGCTACTCGTTGAAATCGTTGGGAAATGCGTTCAAAAAGGCTGACAACTGTAGTGTGGAGGGCATCATTCGGCAGGAATAAGCCAACAAAAGTGTCACTATCTATCAAATAATCAAAGCTACTCGGCACGACTTCCTTTCCAGACACCATCTGCACCGTAGAGCGTTTCATCAATGGTTTGAGAAGCATCAGTAACGTCTGGAGAACCACTCCCCTGCCATTTTCGGAGCGCCGCGTACATCTTCTCTAGGCGTTGTTTCTCTTGTTCTTCAAAATGGCTGTTCAAGTCAGCTTCAATCACGCGAGACATACTCCATCGGCGTTCTCGTGCAATGGTTCTAACTCGTTGAAGGAATCCAGCACTGAAAGACAAGGTTGTTTTCACAGTTTGTTGTTGCATGGTAGATCGTATTACAGCACGGGTAGATAGGGTAGTCAACACACGAATGTGGGTATGGGTACGGCGTGATTCAAAACGTCGCACAATATTTATAAAGCGACATAGAATTTCCTCAAGTAGCACATTTCAGAAAAATCAATAAATCGAGCCTCTTGAGGAAGACGAATATGAGATCGTCCTATAGGGTAACGGTCTCGGTTGTCCTATATTCAGGTTTCGTTTGAACGTGAACTTGAACAATCACTTTGTGGAGATGAAGTAAAAGCGGGACAATAAAAATATCGCCAGTTGAGTGACGAAATATGATGATTAGAAAGCTAATAGACTACCCCATAAAAATGAGACGCTAGGAGCCGATTGACTTTTTCGAGTAGGATAAGATTTATAGATATTCCCTCTTGGGCAAAGCTCTGGAAAATTCTCAGGTTTTATAGTGTCCTGAGTCAGGACGAACTAAGTGAGTTATTACACAGTATCAGAGAACAGTTCTGGTCGAGTTCTCATTGCTTTACTCACTGTGCTTTTTATCCAATAGTTTGAATCCTCTGCGAGCGCAACGAGTGCCTCAACAAATAAATCTGGGCGAGTTGCCATAACCTTTACGGCGGCAAGCTTTGTATCTTGATCTTCACCTTTAGCAAGCATAGTGAGTACGTCTACAAACGGCTCTGGGTTGTGTTCCATCTCACCTATGGCATGTACTCGCACATGACGTCTTTTATCTTTTGTAAACTTAATCAGCTCCTCGACAGTTACTTCTGGTTCTGACTGAAGTAGATCGCCTAACGCTTTTTTGGCAGCGAAACTGAGTTGAGTCTCATATCTATCTCTCACAATCGTTGTAAGCGCATCGACAAATAACTCAGGACGATTTGCCATAACCTCTACAGCAGCAAACTTTACATCGGCATTTTCGTCTTTCGCAAGAGTGGTGAGCGCCTCAACAAATAGCTCTGGTCGTTTCCCCATTGCCTTGATGGCTCTCTTTTTCAGCCACTCATCTTCATCTTTTGCAAGGGCAGTGAGTACCTCGACAAATAACTCAGGACGATTTGCTATAACATCCATGGTATCAACTTTTACACCGGCATTTTCGTCTTTCGCAAGAGTGGTGAGCGTCTCAACAAATAGCTCTGGTCGTTTCCCCGTTGCTCCTACTACAAGTCTACGTATATGAAAGGACTTATCTTTCGCAAGATCATTTAATGCTTCTGTGAACAACTCTAGTCGTTTTTCTATTGCTTGTACCGCAAGTCTACGTACATCAGGGGATTCATCTTTTAGCGCAAAGATAAGCGTATCAGCAAATAAAACTGGTCGTTTTCCCATTGCTTCTACTGCAAGTCTACGTACATCAGGGGATTCATCTTTTGCGAGGAGGTTAAGTTCCTCCTCATAAAACTCTGGCTTTTCAATTACTAAATTGACGACTCTTATTTTAACATCATATTTTTGGCTACGAATCAGCATTGGTAGAATCGCTTGTACTTCTTTTCGTGAAAAGTATTTCTCTTGTAACTCTTCAATACGGGGATCTTGTTGGTAACCAAACCCATCAATCACAGCATCTATTTCATAGAGAAATCGAAAGTCTTTTGGCGAGAGTGGTTCACCTTTCTTGGTTTTCTCTTCAATAGCCGTGAGCTTCCGCATGTCGTTCATTTTTTTGTGGTACTTATCACCCTCTGGTAAATCACCTAACTTCGTGTCCACAATTTCGGTCATCTCTGGTTCAAGGTTTTGTCCTGGTTGAACGCCGCGCACTTCTGTCACGCCAAGATCGGTCACACTAATGGCTGCTCTGGGGATAGTGGCGTTTTGGGTATCGTCATAAGAAAAATAGACATAGAAATCCCCTTGGTCTACGTAAGACTGCGCGGTGGCTCGTCCAACGATACACCAACCTGTGTCATAACCTAGAATGGCTTCTGAGAGCGCCGTACCATCACTGCCTTTGTCATACTTTACCCATTTACCTTCGGTGGTTCGTTCTTTTCCTTCTTGATGCTTTGTAATTTCCGCGAGATGACGAATACTGTCTGCATACAAAGTTCCAAAATCACCCACTTCTACTAACTTTGCTCGCTCTGGGTGAGTGGTTTTGAAGGTTTTCCACAACTCCTGGGATCTTTTCCATTCTCTAGATGCAACTTCTTCTTTTGGTTGTGTACCTAAAGTAGCAGTTTTTCGCAAAAGATCATTGTAAACAAGTGCCAACACTTCGGCATTCAATTCAGGAAATGGTTTGGTGGTAGTTTTCGAACGGTTCTTGAATGTGCCTTGCTCTTTGTTGAATGGTTCATATTTAATGACCATTCTCAAGACATAATATCTGAACCACATGGGGTACTGACCATCATTCTGGGCAAGGTAGTTCACCCACGTTTCGAGGCTTTCTTGCTGGTCTGCTTGAATACGTTCAATTTCTTGCTCTCTCGCTTCATCAGTGAGTTCTTGAGTACCAAGTCCCATCTGTCGTCCAATCTCAATCTGGTTGGCGAAATAAGCGTCAGGTACATCCTCCGGCGCAATCATCATCTTTTCGACGAATTGATGACTAAGCAACGCAATATTGCGTTCTTTTTGTATGGGGTCTTGGGGATCAACTAAACGTTCGAGTCTTTGGAGAAAAGCCTGAATTTTCTTCTCTGGGGCTATCTTCTGACCTTCTTTATAGCCTTCAGTTTCTCGTTTGGTGGCACGCTGGACACTCTCATCCTCACGAGCCATTTGAAGAAAGTGTTTGTTGAGAAACTCTGCGCCTTTTTCTGTCATCTCTGTATCAAATCATACGGATGACAACTGAACAAGTAGAGGCACAGACTGGCGAATATGAGAATTTTTACCGCGTTCAGCGGATTTCTTTAATTATCGTCGCAGTGGATTGTGTGGCGTTGTGCCGAACTGTGAAACCATGCTGTCTGTAAAACTCAAGTAAATATGGCGTTTCTCGAAGATCATCTGATGTCACAAATCCTGAAATCGCCTCAACTTCTAGCTTTTCAGCTTGGGAAATAACATAGCGCAGCATTGCCGAACCTAGTCCGCGCTGTCTGAAGTTCGGTGGTTTCCATGTGAGAAATGGTAAAAGCCTTGACCACAATGGACGATGACCTACCTTATCAAAAATCACAAGATCAGCGAGCGTCATCACATTGTTCTCTTCAATCACCCAATTAATGCGCCCCACACAAATCTTCTCAAAGGAAATATATGCGCTGAAGACAATCTCTCCTTCAGAAACGATATTCACGACATACACATTACCCTGCTTATCTTCTATCTGTGGACGAATTATCGGATTTTGCAACCGTGCTATCTCCGTTGTGCTTTACGAAATTCCTCTGCCAACATCATTTTGATCTGAGCAATTTCTTGGCGAAACTTTGTAAGTGGAATACTGAAAAGCTCTGCGACATCTTTGCGTTTTGCAGAGGTAGTCACGATATACAAGGCTAAGAGAAGTCGTTGATTATTCATCACACGCTCGGCTATTCGTGTCACACACTCAAGGTTCTCTCCCCGTTTAATGTTATCTGTCCAAAACTCATCGGAGAAGCCCTTGCCTTCATCTTTTTCAAGAATTTCCCGCATCTCATTTTTTACTTCATTTCGGGCTTCGATA from the Anaerolineales bacterium genome contains:
- a CDS encoding GNAT family N-acetyltransferase, producing the protein MNIVSEGEIVFSAYISFEKICVGRINWVIEENNVMTLADLVIFDKVGHRPLWSRLLPFLTWKPPNFRQRGLGSAMLRYVISQAEKLEVEAISGFVTSDDLRETPYLLEFYRQHGFTVRHNATQSTATIIKEIR
- a CDS encoding type II toxin-antitoxin system VapC family toxin — protein: MPSSFDYLIDSDTFVGLFLPNDALHTTVVSLFERISQRFQRVATTNWVVAETATVLSSRDSQETAIKFLTMIDEGAIPVLPITTELEQNTHGIFREQTTKKTSMVDCSNVAVAKHYGISNLLAFDKFYERFELVIQKNL